Below is a genomic region from Burkholderiales bacterium.
GGCGTGCGTGAACTCATCATGGTGGCGCCAACGCCCAGCGGTGTACAGAATAAGTTGGTGCTCGCCTGCGCCGCAATCTGTAAAGTTGATCGGGTATTTACCATTGGTGGTGCTCAGGCCATAGGCGCACTTGCCTACGGCACTCGGACGATCCCGCAAGTGGATAAAATCGTTGGCCCGGGCAACGCTTTTGTCGCTATGGCAAAGCAGCGTGTGTTTGGGATCGTGGGCTTGGACATGATTGCAGGCCCTTCTGAAATTCTGGTGATTTGCGATGGCCGGACCGATCCCGACTGGGTAACCATGGATTTATTCTCCCAGTCCGAACATGACGAAATGGCGCAAGCTATCTTGCTTTCTCCCGATGCAAAATTCCTGGACGCCGTCGCTGCGAGCGTCAAGCGCCTGCTGCCTTCATTGGCCCGTCAGGAAGTTATACGCGCGTCCATGGAAAAACGCGGTGCGCTAATTCACGTAAAAGACCTCGACGAAGCCTGTGATATTGCCAACCGAATTGCGCCGGAACACCTCGAGCTCTGCGTGGAAAATGCGGAGAGGTGGGTGGGCAAAATCAGGAATGCCGGTGCGATTTTCCTGGGCCGCTACAGCTCGGAAGCCTTGGGAGATTACTGCGCCGGGCCGAATCACGTGCTGCCGACGTCACGCAGCGCGCGCTTTTCGTCGGCGTTGGGCGTGTACGACTTCCAGAAACGCTCCAGCTTGATCAACATATCCAGACGCGGCGCTGTGAAACTCGGCAAAGTGGCGGTAGAGCTGGCCATGGGTGAAGGATTGCAGGCGCACGCCAAATCGGCCCTATACCGAATGCAACAGCGGCACGGCAAATTTTGATGATGGCACCCCCTTTTGAACAGCTATTGCGCAATGAAATCAGCGCATTAAGCGCATATCCGGTGCCGGAGCGCGCCGGATTCCTGATGCTCGATGCTATGGAAAACCCACATTCCCTGCCAGAGGAATTGCGCGCCGAAATAGCGCAGCTGGTGCGCGATGCTGCCATCAACCGCTATCCCGACCCGCGGGCGGTCCGCCTGAAAGAGCGTCTGCGCAATGCAATGGAGATTCCTTCCGGGATGGAAATCATGTTGGGCAACGGGTCCGACGAGCTGATTCAGATAATCGCCTTGGCGCTCGCAAGGCCGGGCGCGAGCTTGTTGAGCGTGGAACCCGCGTTCGCAATGTTTCGCTTGATCGCAATCTATGCTGGGCTGCGTTACGCAGGTGTGCAACTTAATCCCGACTTCACGTTGGACCTCGAAGCGGTCATTGCGGCCATCGATCGATTTCGGCCTGCGGTGATTTTCATTGCCTATCCCAATAATCCGACTGGGAATCTTTTTGACCGTGAAGGGCTGCGGCGCATTGTCGAGGCTGCGCCAGGTTTGGTGGTGATCGATGAGGCATATCATATTTTTGCTCAAGAAAGTTTCATGCCGCTTCTCGCTGACTTTCGCAATCTGCTGGTTATGCGCACGCTTTCCAAACTCGGAATGGCGGGGCTACGCCTCGGTTTCCTGACAGGAAGCAGGGAGTGGCTCACGCAACTGGAAAAGTTACGTTTGCCGTATAATGTGAACACGCTGACGCAAATTGTTGCCGAGAAGCTGTTGCAGCACATGGTGGTGTTGCGCGACCAGGCCGGAGAAATCATATCGCAGCGAGCGAAATTGTATACGGAATTGTCGGAGCTTGCGGGTGTGCGCGCTTATCGGAGCGATGCGAATTTCATTCTGTTCCGCGTAACAGGAGCAGACGATGTCTTCGACCGCTTGCTAAAGCGCGGAGTTCTCATTAAGAATTTGAATCGCAGTCACCCGCTTCTGGAGAATTGCTTGCGGGTGACGGTAGGTACTGCTGGCCAAAACCAACAATTCATCCAGGCGCTCAGGAACAGCCTAATTCCATAAGGTCTTTGTCAACAACACGCCCATGCGCAAGGCACAGGTTACCCGAAATACCCTGGAAACGAGAATCGGTGTGAAACTTAATCTTGACGGGATCGGCAAGACGAAGCTCTCCACCGGTGTGGCTTTTCTCGATCATATGCTGGATCAGGTCGCGCGGCACGGAATGCTGGATCTCGAAATCTCGGCGAAGGGCGACTTGCAGATCGACGCGCACCATACTGTGGAAGACATCGGTATCACTTTTGGCCAGGCTTTCCTGAAGGCACTCGGTGATAAAAAAGGCGTACGCCGCTTCGGATTTGCATATGTGCCGCTGGACGAGGCACTGTCGCGCGTGGTTGTGGACTTATCGGGACGGCCGGGACTGGAATTCAATCTGAAATTTACGCGCGCCCGCATTGGGGAGTTCGACGTAGATTTGGTGCACGAGTTTTTCCAGGGCTTCGTCAATCACGCTCTGGTGACGCTGCACATTGACAATTTGCGCGGCAAGAATGCGCATCATCAATGTGAGACGGTATTTAAGGCGTTCGGTCGCGCGTTGCGCATGGCGTCGGAATTCGATCCGCGAAATAGCGGCAGACTACCGTCGACCAAAGGAAGTCTGTAGAAAAAACGTCGTCAATGATCGACATTGCAGTAGTGGATTACGGCATGGGCAACCTGCGCTCGGTCGCGAAAGCCCTCGAGCACGTGGCTCCGGACGCTAAAATCTGCGTTAGCGACTCCGGACAGCAGATTCGCGATGCCAAACGGGTGGTATTCCCCGGCCAGGGGGCGATGCCAGACTGCATGCGCGAGCTGGATGCGCGCGGCTTGCGCCAACCGCTACTTGAAGCGGCCCGGAGTAAGCCATTTCTAGGCATTTGCATCGGATTGCAGATGCTTTTTGAATGGAGCGAAGAAGGCGCCGTAGAAGGACTGGGTGTGTTGCCCGGCAAAGTGTGGCGCTTTCCGCAGGACGCGATGGTCAACGGTCACGGCGCCAAACTGAAGGTGCCGCACATGGGCTGGAACCAGGTTGAACAGAGAAGGTCACATGCGCTTTGGAAAGGTATTTCATCGGGCAGCCGTTTTTATTTTGTGCACAGTTACTTCGTGGAAGCCGGAAATACGCAGCAAATCGCCGCAGTGAGCCGTTACCCTTTTGCCTTTACCTGTGCTGTGGCGCGCGATAATATTTTTGCGGTGCAATTCCACCCGGAAAAAAGCCAGTCCGCGGGCTTGCGTTTGCTTGCCAATTTTGTAGACTGGAACGGACAGGCTCAAGCTGGGCCTTGATGCTTACGCTTCCACGCAATGCTGATTTGTGCTGTATTATAGCCGTGATTTCAATTCCGCTTGGCGGGTAAACCGCACCTGATTGCCTTCATCCCGAATCTGAAGCGATGTTGATCATTCCTGCGATCGATTTGAAAGACGGGCAATGCGTGCGCTTGAAGCAAGGCTCGATGAAGGACGCCACAGTATATTCCGACGCTCCGGCCGAGCAGGCCAAAAAATGGCTGGAGCAGGGCGCCCGGCGGCTGCATCTGGTGGATTTGGACGGGGCGGCTGCGGGCAAGCCCAGGAACGAACCGGCTATCAAGGAAATTGTCGCTGCGGTGGGAAACGAAATCCCAGTGCAATTGGGCGGCGGTATGCGCGACATGGAAATCATCGAGCACTATCTGGATGACGGAATCGCTTATGTCATCATCGGCAGTGCTGCAGTGAAAACACCCGGACTCCTGCACGAGGCGTGCTGTGCCTTCCCTGGACATGTTATGGTCGGCCTTGACGCCAGAGGCGGCAAAGTGGCGGTGAACGGCTGGTCTAAAGTTACCGGCCACGACGTGGTGGACCTCGCTAAGAAATTTGAAGATTACGGCGTGGAGGCAGTTATATACACCGATATCAGCAGGGACGGTATGTTGAATGGGGTTAACATCGAGGCCACGGTGGAACTTTCGCGCGCGCTTACAGTCCCGGTGATAGCGAGCGGCGGTTTGGCCACTCTGGATGACGTGAAGGCACTGTGTAAAGTGGAATCTGAAGGCATTATGGGTGCCATCACCGGCCGCGCGATCTACCAGGGCACCCTGAATTTCAAAGCAGCGCAGGCGCTCGCGGATAGACTCGGCTCAAAACCCAAGTCCTGATCGCCAAGATGCACTGCCGTCGGGAAATTCGAGCAAAATAGTTTTCCTGGTTTCCCCTTGTTCCCCACATCCTCAGGATGGAATACTGATTTATGGGCCTAGCGAAGCGCATCATTCCCTGCCTGGATGTCACTGACGGGCGCGTGGTCAAAGGCGTAAATTTCGTGGGTTTGCGCGATGCAGGTAACCCGGTGGGAATTGCCCGGCGTTACGACGAACAGGGAGCGGATGAACTCGCTTTTCTCGATATAACCGCCAGCTCCGATTCGCGCGGTCTGATTCTCCCGGTTGTCGAAGAGGTAGCGGCCCAGGTGTTTATTCCGTTGACCGTGGGTGGTGGCGTGCGCTCGGTTGCAGACGTACGTAGTCTCCTTAACGCCGGAGCCGACAAAGTCAGTATTAACACCTCGGCAGTAGAGAATCCACAGTTGGTAGCAGACGCGAGTGGTCGCTACGGTGCGCAATGCATTGTAGTGGCGATTGACGCGAAACAATCAGGAAATGGAACAAGGCCGCGTTGGGAAGTGTTTACTCATGGCGGGCGCAAGGCCAGCGGACGCGATGCGGTAGAATGGGCAAGGCAGGTGCAGGCGCTGGGCGCGGGGGAAATTCTGCTTACCAGTATGGACCGGGACGGCACAAGAAACGGGTTTGATTTGATGCTCACAAGAGCGATTTGCGATGCCGTGGATATTCCGGTCATTGCTAGCGGCGGCGCTGGTAATTTGCAGCATCTGGTGGAAGGAGTGCTGCAAGGCGGAGCGGACGCGGTGCTGGCAGCCAGCATTTTCCATTATGGCGAGTATACCGTGCTGGAGGCCAAGCGATACATGGCGCAACACAACATTGAAGTCAGGTTGTAGTGAGAGAGATTCATGGCTGATAGCTGGTTAAACAAAGTAAACTGGACGCACGACGGCCTGGTACCGGTGGTGGTTCAGGAAACAAGCGGCGGCAAGGTTCTTATGTTTGCCTGGATGAACCGCGAAGCGCTGAAACGTACCGCAAACACCGGCGAGGCCGTGTACTGGTCGCGCGCGCGCAAAAAATTATGGCGCAAGGGTGAAGAATCTGGTCATGTGCAGAAGGTGAAGGAAATCCGCCTGGATTGCGATCAGGATGTAGTCCTGCTTACCGTTGAACAAATAGGCGGAATTGCCTGCCACACGGGTAGGCACAGTTGTTTTTTCCAGAAATTGCAGAGTGGCAAATGGGTGGTCACCGATGCGGTCATCAAAGACCCGAAGGAGATTTACCCGAAATGAGCGGCGCGGATATATTGGAACGCCTTACCAAGACACTGGAAAACCGCAAAAACGCCAGCCCGGAAGACTCGTATGTGGCGCGACTTTATGCCGGCGCGCCGGAAGTAATACTGAAAAAAATCGGCGAAGAAGCTGCAGAGATTCTGCTGGCGGCGAAAGACGGTGATAAACTACAAATTGTCAGGGAAACGGCCGATCTTTGGTTTCATTGTTTGGTCATGCTTTCATATTACGGAATGACGGCAGATGACGTGCTTCAGGAATTGCGGCGGCGTGAAGGCGTTTCGGGATTAACGGAAAAGGAACAGCGCAAAAAAGGCAAGGACTAGCAATGTGGAAGAGGGGAACAGATGGACAATTGCATTTTCTGCAGAATAGTTAAAGGAGAAATCCCTAGCAGAAAGGTTTATGAGGACGATGAAATTCTCGCTTTTCACGATATCAATCCGCTCGCGCCGGTACACTTCATGTTGATACCGAAGCAGCACGTTGAATCGCTTGCTGATGTCAACCGTGCGCACCAGGGCGTATTGGGGAAAATAATGGCGCTGGCGCCGAAGCTCGCCAAAGAACAGGGTTGCAACGATGGTTTTCGCACAATAATCAACACCGGCAGAGTAGCAAGGCAGGAGGTGTCTCATTTGCATATTCACATTATCGGCGGCCCGGATGTGCTGCCACCTATGCTATACCGTGCCAAGCCGGGGTAGACCTTATCGTAGGAGTTAAACATGGGCTCAATTAGCATCTGGCATTGGTTGATTGTTCTGCTTATCGTGCTCTTGATTTTCGGCACCAAGAAGCTACGCAACATAGGCTCTGATTTGGGGAACGCGGTGAAAGGATTCAAGGAAGGCATGCGCGGCAGTTCAGATGAGGACCAGACCGACAAGCAAGTTCAGCCTCCGGTCACGGGTAAGACCATTGAAGGCGAAGTACAGAACAAAACCCAGACCAAAGCTTGATCTGGGTGACAATGCCCAATGTTTGACGTTGGTTTTTCCGAGATTTTGGTGATCGCATTGGTGGCCCTCATCGTTATTGGGCCAGAGCGATTGCCGAAGGTGGCACGTACCTTGGGGCACCTGTTCGGCCGCTTGCAGCGTTATGTTGCGGAGGTCAAGGCCGATATCGACCGCGAGATGCAAATGGATGAGCTAAGGAAACTCCAATCCGGCATGCAGGATGCGGCGCGCTCACTTGAAAAATCTGTAAGTGACAGCATGCGGGATACCGAAGCGCATATTAAAACAATCGCAGACGACGTGGAGAAGACTGGCGAGCATGCCACACCATTATCCGCGGCGCCCGAAGCGCAGGCGAAGTCCGTTAATCCGCAAAAGCAATCTTAAGTTTGCCGCCAGCCTGGACACATAGAGCTGACCGATGGCCGCTCCAGATACATTCATTTCTCACTTGATCGAGCTGCGAGACCGGCTGCTGCGCTCGATTCTCGCAATAATAATAGTGTTTCTATGCCTTTTTCCCTGGGCTCGAGATATTTATGCGCTGCTCGCGGAGCCGCTGCTTAGGGCGCTGCCCCGCGGCGGGCAGATGATCGCGACCGAAGTAACCACGCCGTTTTTCGTGCCGATGAAGGTGACCCTAATGGCTGCCTTCGTCATCGCGCTTCCGTTTGTGCTTTACCAGTTATGGGCGTTTGTCGCGCCCGGGCTGTACGCCAACGAAAAGCGCCTGGTCGGTCCGCTAATCATAGCCAGTACGTTGTTGTTTATTTGCGGCATGGGATTCGCTTATTTTCTGGTGTTTCCCATGGTGTTCGGCTTCGTGATTCGCATCGCCCCGCAGGGTGTGGCGGTAATGACCGATATCGGCAAATACCTTGATTTCGTGCTTACGATGTTTGTCGCGTTCGGCATCGCTTTTGAAATGCCGGTCGCCGTGGTGCTGCTGGTGAAGATGGGCGTGGTAAGCGTGGCCCAGCTTAAACAGGTGCGGCCCTATGCTATCGTCGGTGCGTTCGTCATCGGTGCGATATTCACGCCGCCTGATGTGGTTTCGCAAATCATGCTCGCGGTGCCGTTGTGGCTGTTGTTTGAAGTGGGGTTAGTGGTTGCGGGGTTTATCAGCAAACCCGGCACGGCTGTGGATGACTACCGACCGCTTACTGAACCTGAAACCGATGATATCGAAACCAACCGTAATAAGCGCGGCAGATAACGGTTAGCCTCTTTTATTGGTCCTCTTCGTCTTGCTCTTCAAGATCCTCGACGCGTGGTTTCGGTCTCTTGCCAACCCTGATTTTGAGCTGCATTTCGGTTTGATTGCGCATCATGGTAAACGCTGCCGCTCTTCCCGGTGTCAGCGCAGCGATCAGGTTGAGCATGCTGCGCGAATCGGTTACCGGTTTGCCTTCGACCGCAAGCAGTATGTCCCCCGGCTTCACCCCGGCCTTGTCAGCAGGGCCTTTTTTTATGACGCCGGCGATTAAGGCCCCGCTAGTGTTGGGTAAATTGAATGATTCCGCCAATTCCCTGGACATGTCCTGCGCTTCAACGCCGATCCAACCACGCGTAACGCTGCCATTCTTGATGATTTGCTCCATCACTTGCTTGGCAACACTGGTGGGAATCGCGAAACCGATGCCTTCGGACCCCCCGGTTCTAGTGTAAATAGCGCTATTAATACCAATCAGATTTCCCGATACATCTACCAGCGCACCGCCGGAATTGCCGGGATTGATCGGGGCGTCAGTTTGGATAAAGTTCTCGAACGTATTGAGACCTAGATTGCTGCGACCAACCGCGCTGATGATGCCCATGGTCACCGTTTGCCCGACGCCGTAGGGATTGCCAATGGCGAGCACCACGTCGCCCACGTTTATTTGATCAGAGCGTCCAAAGGTAATCGCTGGTAAATTCTTCAAGTCTATTTTCAATACCGCCAGATCGGTGTCGGGATCATCCCCGATAACGCGCGGCGTCGCCTTGCGCCCGTCGCTGAGCAGCACTTCGATTTCATCGGCAGCGCGCACCATGTGGGAGTTGGTTAGGATATATCCCTGAGGGCTCACAATTACGCCGGAGCCTAGGCTGGTGCTGCGGTGCATTTCATCGGGACTATCACCGAAGAAATGCCGGAATAAAGGATCGTCAATTAGCGGATGCCGCGGCGTGCGCACTTCTTTGCTAGTAAAAATATTAACCACGGCCGGCATTGCCTTTTTCGAGGCGTAACTGTACGAAGTATTGTTGGCTCTCGGCGAAACGTCCGGCGCCGCTTCATTGAAGGAAACGACGTTGCCACCGCGCCAAGTGGCTGGCAGCAGATCGGGCTTTAAAGTCGTAACCACAAATACGATCGCAAGGCAAACGGTCGTGGATTGGGCAAAAATGAGCCAAAACTTGCGCATCGGAAGCTTCATCGTGCTGAATAAAACGTAATATTATGGCGCAAAATGCGGTCGCACAAAAGCGAATAGTTACGGACGCTCTTTTGCCGCGGCGACAATGCAGACGCCATGTTCGGATGGGGTTCCCGGCTACCCTGACCCGCTTTAAAATCCATCCCGAATCCGCAACATTCGCGGTACCGCGTGGCTCATTATTCTGAAAGTGAGGAAAGTCGAAAAGTATCCGCGATCCCGCGCCGCTTTTACGCGAAGCCGTTTTTGCGCTTCTTTTTCCGCAACTTGGCGGTCA
It encodes:
- the hisD gene encoding histidinol dehydrogenase; the encoded protein is MVNVRRLSTAQRNFERRLKSLLAYEVAFDTRVANDVARILADVRSRGDAALLEYTRRFDHLKAKTVSDLELPQSRLKQALEGLSKAQRSALQHAATRIRAYHRRQVVKSWSYRDADGTLLGQQVTPLARVGMYVPGGKAAYPSTVLMNAIPAKLAGVRELIMVAPTPSGVQNKLVLACAAICKVDRVFTIGGAQAIGALAYGTRTIPQVDKIVGPGNAFVAMAKQRVFGIVGLDMIAGPSEILVICDGRTDPDWVTMDLFSQSEHDEMAQAILLSPDAKFLDAVAASVKRLLPSLARQEVIRASMEKRGALIHVKDLDEACDIANRIAPEHLELCVENAERWVGKIRNAGAIFLGRYSSEALGDYCAGPNHVLPTSRSARFSSALGVYDFQKRSSLINISRRGAVKLGKVAVELAMGEGLQAHAKSALYRMQQRHGKF
- the hisC gene encoding histidinol-phosphate transaminase; the protein is MAPPFEQLLRNEISALSAYPVPERAGFLMLDAMENPHSLPEELRAEIAQLVRDAAINRYPDPRAVRLKERLRNAMEIPSGMEIMLGNGSDELIQIIALALARPGASLLSVEPAFAMFRLIAIYAGLRYAGVQLNPDFTLDLEAVIAAIDRFRPAVIFIAYPNNPTGNLFDREGLRRIVEAAPGLVVIDEAYHIFAQESFMPLLADFRNLLVMRTLSKLGMAGLRLGFLTGSREWLTQLEKLRLPYNVNTLTQIVAEKLLQHMVVLRDQAGEIISQRAKLYTELSELAGVRAYRSDANFILFRVTGADDVFDRLLKRGVLIKNLNRSHPLLENCLRVTVGTAGQNQQFIQALRNSLIP
- the hisB gene encoding imidazoleglycerol-phosphate dehydratase HisB — translated: MRKAQVTRNTLETRIGVKLNLDGIGKTKLSTGVAFLDHMLDQVARHGMLDLEISAKGDLQIDAHHTVEDIGITFGQAFLKALGDKKGVRRFGFAYVPLDEALSRVVVDLSGRPGLEFNLKFTRARIGEFDVDLVHEFFQGFVNHALVTLHIDNLRGKNAHHQCETVFKAFGRALRMASEFDPRNSGRLPSTKGSL
- the hisH gene encoding imidazole glycerol phosphate synthase subunit HisH, which codes for MIDIAVVDYGMGNLRSVAKALEHVAPDAKICVSDSGQQIRDAKRVVFPGQGAMPDCMRELDARGLRQPLLEAARSKPFLGICIGLQMLFEWSEEGAVEGLGVLPGKVWRFPQDAMVNGHGAKLKVPHMGWNQVEQRRSHALWKGISSGSRFYFVHSYFVEAGNTQQIAAVSRYPFAFTCAVARDNIFAVQFHPEKSQSAGLRLLANFVDWNGQAQAGP
- the hisA gene encoding 1-(5-phosphoribosyl)-5-[(5-phosphoribosylamino)methylideneamino]imidazole-4-carboxamide isomerase yields the protein MLIIPAIDLKDGQCVRLKQGSMKDATVYSDAPAEQAKKWLEQGARRLHLVDLDGAAAGKPRNEPAIKEIVAAVGNEIPVQLGGGMRDMEIIEHYLDDGIAYVIIGSAAVKTPGLLHEACCAFPGHVMVGLDARGGKVAVNGWSKVTGHDVVDLAKKFEDYGVEAVIYTDISRDGMLNGVNIEATVELSRALTVPVIASGGLATLDDVKALCKVESEGIMGAITGRAIYQGTLNFKAAQALADRLGSKPKS
- the hisF gene encoding imidazole glycerol phosphate synthase subunit HisF, whose protein sequence is MGLAKRIIPCLDVTDGRVVKGVNFVGLRDAGNPVGIARRYDEQGADELAFLDITASSDSRGLILPVVEEVAAQVFIPLTVGGGVRSVADVRSLLNAGADKVSINTSAVENPQLVADASGRYGAQCIVVAIDAKQSGNGTRPRWEVFTHGGRKASGRDAVEWARQVQALGAGEILLTSMDRDGTRNGFDLMLTRAICDAVDIPVIASGGAGNLQHLVEGVLQGGADAVLAASIFHYGEYTVLEAKRYMAQHNIEVRL
- the hisI gene encoding phosphoribosyl-AMP cyclohydrolase, whose protein sequence is MADSWLNKVNWTHDGLVPVVVQETSGGKVLMFAWMNREALKRTANTGEAVYWSRARKKLWRKGEESGHVQKVKEIRLDCDQDVVLLTVEQIGGIACHTGRHSCFFQKLQSGKWVVTDAVIKDPKEIYPK
- a CDS encoding phosphoribosyl-ATP diphosphatase translates to MSGADILERLTKTLENRKNASPEDSYVARLYAGAPEVILKKIGEEAAEILLAAKDGDKLQIVRETADLWFHCLVMLSYYGMTADDVLQELRRREGVSGLTEKEQRKKGKD
- a CDS encoding histidine triad nucleotide-binding protein yields the protein MDNCIFCRIVKGEIPSRKVYEDDEILAFHDINPLAPVHFMLIPKQHVESLADVNRAHQGVLGKIMALAPKLAKEQGCNDGFRTIINTGRVARQEVSHLHIHIIGGPDVLPPMLYRAKPG
- the tatA gene encoding Sec-independent protein translocase subunit TatA, coding for MGSISIWHWLIVLLIVLLIFGTKKLRNIGSDLGNAVKGFKEGMRGSSDEDQTDKQVQPPVTGKTIEGEVQNKTQTKA
- the tatB gene encoding Sec-independent protein translocase protein TatB → MFDVGFSEILVIALVALIVIGPERLPKVARTLGHLFGRLQRYVAEVKADIDREMQMDELRKLQSGMQDAARSLEKSVSDSMRDTEAHIKTIADDVEKTGEHATPLSAAPEAQAKSVNPQKQS
- the tatC gene encoding twin-arginine translocase subunit TatC: MAAPDTFISHLIELRDRLLRSILAIIIVFLCLFPWARDIYALLAEPLLRALPRGGQMIATEVTTPFFVPMKVTLMAAFVIALPFVLYQLWAFVAPGLYANEKRLVGPLIIASTLLFICGMGFAYFLVFPMVFGFVIRIAPQGVAVMTDIGKYLDFVLTMFVAFGIAFEMPVAVVLLVKMGVVSVAQLKQVRPYAIVGAFVIGAIFTPPDVVSQIMLAVPLWLLFEVGLVVAGFISKPGTAVDDYRPLTEPETDDIETNRNKRGR
- a CDS encoding Do family serine endopeptidase, with the translated sequence MKLPMRKFWLIFAQSTTVCLAIVFVVTTLKPDLLPATWRGGNVVSFNEAAPDVSPRANNTSYSYASKKAMPAVVNIFTSKEVRTPRHPLIDDPLFRHFFGDSPDEMHRSTSLGSGVIVSPQGYILTNSHMVRAADEIEVLLSDGRKATPRVIGDDPDTDLAVLKIDLKNLPAITFGRSDQINVGDVVLAIGNPYGVGQTVTMGIISAVGRSNLGLNTFENFIQTDAPINPGNSGGALVDVSGNLIGINSAIYTRTGGSEGIGFAIPTSVAKQVMEQIIKNGSVTRGWIGVEAQDMSRELAESFNLPNTSGALIAGVIKKGPADKAGVKPGDILLAVEGKPVTDSRSMLNLIAALTPGRAAAFTMMRNQTEMQLKIRVGKRPKPRVEDLEEQDEEDQ